In the Parasteatoda tepidariorum isolate YZ-2023 chromosome 3, CAS_Ptep_4.0, whole genome shotgun sequence genome, one interval contains:
- the LOC107440562 gene encoding double-stranded RNA-specific editase 1 isoform X1: MEYSYQWLYQTYAPALYDSTIQLTLDVIPIEQPSASSICSSFMIWIGRGKFCHSTNQEKKSLCELRIERVGNAPLLFELNTTKDDVCFSYFLLINSLQLLLSAKISDLFMRKFINAGLIMEEKIKLIVAGKTPENVTELQLDGCEGPPKLQLVQQFSNLESLSLNNCSLTNLKGFPKLPSLKKLELSSNNIATTFFLLHGCYNITHLNLSNNKIKDLYVLKPLNKLKNLQSLLLVNNEITSIKEYRKKIFKMLKSLTDLDGEDKTLADEEPIENEDPQETKPRKRKSKALDSPKKKMKLSTFQTKNALMQLNELKPGLKYVVESVSGPSHMPEFVVSVEVDMQKYVGRGNSKQTAKHSAALAALSSFVQFRNMPEAMLALSQSPATSDFTMDNVENEGYNFNKFEVKNNGNGSEIMISSGNQALKKNFKLLSEADKKNPVMLLNEIHPGLTYKLIEENAGQPSQRFRMTVEINGEIYEGTGQNKKQAKASAARAVLSNMYNVSYNSLITASVPPDSPEAKLFNFPQAIADKIAKMMNSTFSDVMVSNPEYAKWKVIAGIALTKDENMQDIQIISLGTGTKCINGEHISMVGANLNDCHAEIISRRCLKDFLYTNLELYLEGEGDQSIFMKRDGGGFRLKPFIKFHLYISTAPCGDARIFCPHEEGMIEAVDRHPNRNSRGVLRTKIESGEGTIPIKSGQGVQTWDGILPGQERLLTMSCSDKICAWNVLGLQGALLSHFVEPIYLDSVILGGLFHPNHLSRALFGRIEPVLKELPPNYRLNKPRMCAITSPEQRHLVKSPNFSVNWTTGLGRAEVVNAITGKTENGHVSRISKRAFFQRFMNIHDRLSHVNPCRPPQIAVYSSFKSIVDSYQLAKIALTKAFLEAGLGQWVKKPPEQNDFELVF, translated from the exons ATGGAATATAGTTACCAGTGGTTATATCAGACCTATGCCCCGGCTTTATACGACAGCACTATTCAGCTGACTTTAGATGTTATACCGATTGAGCAGCCTAGTGCTAGCTCGATTTGTTCATCGTTCATGATCTGGATTGGTCGAGGGAAATTCTGTCATAGCACCAATCAAGAAAAGAAGAGCCTCTGCGAACTTCGCATTGAACGAGTCGGAAATGCCCCTTTACTGTTTGAGTTGAATACTACCAAAGATGatgtttgttttagttattttttattgataaattcaCTGCAACTTCTACTTTCTGCTAAAATATCAGATCTGTTTATGCGAAAGTTTATAAATGCCGGTCTGattatggaagaaaaaattaaattaatcgtCGCGGGAAAAACccctgaaaat gTAACAGAATTGCAACTCGATGGATGCGAAGGTCCTCCAAAGTTGCAACTTGTGCAGCAATTTTCTAATCTAGAATCTctcagtttaaataattgttctCTTACAAACTTAAAGGGATTTCCAAAATTACCatcattgaaaaaa ttggAATTGAGTTCAAATAATATAGCAACTACATTCTTTCTTCTCCATGGATGTTACAATATAACTCATTTGAATTTGAGCAACAATAAGATAAAAGATTTGTATGTGTTAAAACCTTTa aataaactcAAGAATTTACAATCATTGTTGCTGGTAAACAACGAAATTACTTCAATTAAAGagtatagaaagaaaatattcaagatGTTGAAAAGCTTAACTGATCTTGACGGAGAGGATAAAACACTTGCAGATGAAg aACCCATTGAAAATGAGGATCCTCAGGAAACCAAACCTAGGAAAAGGAAGTCTAAAGCACTTGACTCtcctaagaaaaaaatgaaattatcaacTTTCCAAACTAAGAATGCTTTGATGCagctaaatgaattaaaaccaGGGCTAAAATATGTTGTTGAATCTGTTTCTGGTCCTTCTCATATGCCAGAATTTGTTGTTTCAGTTGAAGTAgatatgcaaaaatatgtagGCCGGGGAAATTCAAAACAGACAGCTAAACATTCTGCTGCATTAGCTGCTCTCTCATCATTTGTTCAATTTCGAAACATGCCAGAAGCAATGCTAGCATTAAGTCAGTCACCTGCAACATCAGATTTTACTATGGACAATGTTGAGAATGAaggttataattttaacaagtttGAAGTGAAGAATAATGGCAATGGAAGTGAGATAATGATATCTTCGGGAAATCAAGctctaaagaaaaattttaaacttttatctgAAGCTGATAAGAAAAATCCTGTTATGTTATTAAATGAGATACACCCAGGCTTGACATATAAACTTATTGAAGAAAATGCAGGCCAACCAAGCCAGCGTTTTCGCATGACAGTTGAAATTAATGGGGAAATCTATGAAGGCACTggtcaaaacaaaaaacaagctaaaGCATCTGCGGCTCGCGCAGTACTATCAAACATGTATAATGTAAGTTATAACAGTTTAATCACTGCTTCAGTTCCACCCGATTCTCCAGAAGCAAAGCTATTTAATTTCCCCCAAGCCATAGCtgataaaatagcaaaaatgatGAATTCAACATTTAGCGATGTAATGGTTAGCAACCCAGAGTATGCTAAGTGGAAAGTTATTGCTGGTATAGCTCTAACTAAAGATGAAAATATGCAAGATATTCAGATCATCAGTTTGGGGACTGGTACTAAATGTATAAATGGTGAGCATATTAGCATGGTTGGAGCCAATTTGAATGATTGTCATGCAGAAATTATCTCTCGCAGGTGTTTGAAAGACTTTTTGTACACAAATCTAGAACTCTATCTTGAAGGGGAAGGAGACCAATCAATATTCATGAAGAGAGATGGTGGTGGATTTCGTTTGAAGccctttattaaatttcatttgtatatCAGCACTGCACCTTGTGGTGATGCTAGGATCTTTTGCCCGCACGAAGAAGGAATGATCGAAGCTGTCGATAGGCACCCAAATCGTAATTCCAGAGGTGTGTTGCGCACAAAAATTGAATCTGGGGAAGGTACTATACCAATAAAATCTGGGCAAGGTGTTCAAACGTGGGATGGAATATTACCGGGACAAGAACGCTTATTGACTATGTCTTGTTCTGATAAAATCTGTGCTTGGAATGTTCTTGGATTACAAGGAGCTTTATTGAGTCATTTTGTGGAACCAATATATCTCGATAGTGTCATATTAGGTGGTTTATTTCATCCTAACCATTTAAGCCGTGCACTGTTTGGGCGCATAGAGCCAGTACTTAAAGAATTGCCACCTAATTACAGGTTAAACAAGCCTAGGATGTGTGCTATTACCAGTCCGGAACAAAGGCACTTGGTGAAATCGCCGAATTTTAGTGTCAACTGGACAACTGGTCTTGGAAGAGCAGAAGTTGTTAATGCTATAACAGGCAAAACTGAGAATGGCCACGTATCTCGAATATCCAAAAGAGCCTTTTTCCAACGTTTCATGAATATACACGATCGACTGTCGCACGTGAATCCTTGTCGGCCGCCTCAAATTGCTGTATACTCATCGTTCAAAAGTATTGTTGACAGTTATCAATTAGCAAAAATTGCTTTGACCAAAGCTTTCTTAGAAGCTGGTTTGGGACAGTGGGTGAAAAAACCTCCTGAACAGAATGACTTTGAACTcgtattttag
- the LOC107440562 gene encoding double-stranded RNA-specific editase 1 isoform X2: MEYSYQWLYQTYAPALYDSTIQLTLDVIPIEQPSASSICSSFMIWIGRGKFCHSTNQEKKSLCELRIERVGNAPLLFELNTTKDDVCFSYFLLINSLQLLLSAKISDLFMRKFINAGLIMEEKIKLIVAGKTPENVTELQLDGCEGPPKLQLVQQFSNLESLSLNNCSLTNLKGFPKLPSLKKNKLKNLQSLLLVNNEITSIKEYRKKIFKMLKSLTDLDGEDKTLADEEPIENEDPQETKPRKRKSKALDSPKKKMKLSTFQTKNALMQLNELKPGLKYVVESVSGPSHMPEFVVSVEVDMQKYVGRGNSKQTAKHSAALAALSSFVQFRNMPEAMLALSQSPATSDFTMDNVENEGYNFNKFEVKNNGNGSEIMISSGNQALKKNFKLLSEADKKNPVMLLNEIHPGLTYKLIEENAGQPSQRFRMTVEINGEIYEGTGQNKKQAKASAARAVLSNMYNVSYNSLITASVPPDSPEAKLFNFPQAIADKIAKMMNSTFSDVMVSNPEYAKWKVIAGIALTKDENMQDIQIISLGTGTKCINGEHISMVGANLNDCHAEIISRRCLKDFLYTNLELYLEGEGDQSIFMKRDGGGFRLKPFIKFHLYISTAPCGDARIFCPHEEGMIEAVDRHPNRNSRGVLRTKIESGEGTIPIKSGQGVQTWDGILPGQERLLTMSCSDKICAWNVLGLQGALLSHFVEPIYLDSVILGGLFHPNHLSRALFGRIEPVLKELPPNYRLNKPRMCAITSPEQRHLVKSPNFSVNWTTGLGRAEVVNAITGKTENGHVSRISKRAFFQRFMNIHDRLSHVNPCRPPQIAVYSSFKSIVDSYQLAKIALTKAFLEAGLGQWVKKPPEQNDFELVF, translated from the exons ATGGAATATAGTTACCAGTGGTTATATCAGACCTATGCCCCGGCTTTATACGACAGCACTATTCAGCTGACTTTAGATGTTATACCGATTGAGCAGCCTAGTGCTAGCTCGATTTGTTCATCGTTCATGATCTGGATTGGTCGAGGGAAATTCTGTCATAGCACCAATCAAGAAAAGAAGAGCCTCTGCGAACTTCGCATTGAACGAGTCGGAAATGCCCCTTTACTGTTTGAGTTGAATACTACCAAAGATGatgtttgttttagttattttttattgataaattcaCTGCAACTTCTACTTTCTGCTAAAATATCAGATCTGTTTATGCGAAAGTTTATAAATGCCGGTCTGattatggaagaaaaaattaaattaatcgtCGCGGGAAAAACccctgaaaat gTAACAGAATTGCAACTCGATGGATGCGAAGGTCCTCCAAAGTTGCAACTTGTGCAGCAATTTTCTAATCTAGAATCTctcagtttaaataattgttctCTTACAAACTTAAAGGGATTTCCAAAATTACCatcattgaaaaaa aataaactcAAGAATTTACAATCATTGTTGCTGGTAAACAACGAAATTACTTCAATTAAAGagtatagaaagaaaatattcaagatGTTGAAAAGCTTAACTGATCTTGACGGAGAGGATAAAACACTTGCAGATGAAg aACCCATTGAAAATGAGGATCCTCAGGAAACCAAACCTAGGAAAAGGAAGTCTAAAGCACTTGACTCtcctaagaaaaaaatgaaattatcaacTTTCCAAACTAAGAATGCTTTGATGCagctaaatgaattaaaaccaGGGCTAAAATATGTTGTTGAATCTGTTTCTGGTCCTTCTCATATGCCAGAATTTGTTGTTTCAGTTGAAGTAgatatgcaaaaatatgtagGCCGGGGAAATTCAAAACAGACAGCTAAACATTCTGCTGCATTAGCTGCTCTCTCATCATTTGTTCAATTTCGAAACATGCCAGAAGCAATGCTAGCATTAAGTCAGTCACCTGCAACATCAGATTTTACTATGGACAATGTTGAGAATGAaggttataattttaacaagtttGAAGTGAAGAATAATGGCAATGGAAGTGAGATAATGATATCTTCGGGAAATCAAGctctaaagaaaaattttaaacttttatctgAAGCTGATAAGAAAAATCCTGTTATGTTATTAAATGAGATACACCCAGGCTTGACATATAAACTTATTGAAGAAAATGCAGGCCAACCAAGCCAGCGTTTTCGCATGACAGTTGAAATTAATGGGGAAATCTATGAAGGCACTggtcaaaacaaaaaacaagctaaaGCATCTGCGGCTCGCGCAGTACTATCAAACATGTATAATGTAAGTTATAACAGTTTAATCACTGCTTCAGTTCCACCCGATTCTCCAGAAGCAAAGCTATTTAATTTCCCCCAAGCCATAGCtgataaaatagcaaaaatgatGAATTCAACATTTAGCGATGTAATGGTTAGCAACCCAGAGTATGCTAAGTGGAAAGTTATTGCTGGTATAGCTCTAACTAAAGATGAAAATATGCAAGATATTCAGATCATCAGTTTGGGGACTGGTACTAAATGTATAAATGGTGAGCATATTAGCATGGTTGGAGCCAATTTGAATGATTGTCATGCAGAAATTATCTCTCGCAGGTGTTTGAAAGACTTTTTGTACACAAATCTAGAACTCTATCTTGAAGGGGAAGGAGACCAATCAATATTCATGAAGAGAGATGGTGGTGGATTTCGTTTGAAGccctttattaaatttcatttgtatatCAGCACTGCACCTTGTGGTGATGCTAGGATCTTTTGCCCGCACGAAGAAGGAATGATCGAAGCTGTCGATAGGCACCCAAATCGTAATTCCAGAGGTGTGTTGCGCACAAAAATTGAATCTGGGGAAGGTACTATACCAATAAAATCTGGGCAAGGTGTTCAAACGTGGGATGGAATATTACCGGGACAAGAACGCTTATTGACTATGTCTTGTTCTGATAAAATCTGTGCTTGGAATGTTCTTGGATTACAAGGAGCTTTATTGAGTCATTTTGTGGAACCAATATATCTCGATAGTGTCATATTAGGTGGTTTATTTCATCCTAACCATTTAAGCCGTGCACTGTTTGGGCGCATAGAGCCAGTACTTAAAGAATTGCCACCTAATTACAGGTTAAACAAGCCTAGGATGTGTGCTATTACCAGTCCGGAACAAAGGCACTTGGTGAAATCGCCGAATTTTAGTGTCAACTGGACAACTGGTCTTGGAAGAGCAGAAGTTGTTAATGCTATAACAGGCAAAACTGAGAATGGCCACGTATCTCGAATATCCAAAAGAGCCTTTTTCCAACGTTTCATGAATATACACGATCGACTGTCGCACGTGAATCCTTGTCGGCCGCCTCAAATTGCTGTATACTCATCGTTCAAAAGTATTGTTGACAGTTATCAATTAGCAAAAATTGCTTTGACCAAAGCTTTCTTAGAAGCTGGTTTGGGACAGTGGGTGAAAAAACCTCCTGAACAGAATGACTTTGAACTcgtattttag
- the LOC107440562 gene encoding double-stranded RNA-specific editase 1 isoform X3, with the protein MFINDILFYCFKLKDISFSWIQKVTELQLDGCEGPPKLQLVQQFSNLESLSLNNCSLTNLKGFPKLPSLKKLELSSNNIATTFFLLHGCYNITHLNLSNNKIKDLYVLKPLNKLKNLQSLLLVNNEITSIKEYRKKIFKMLKSLTDLDGEDKTLADEEPIENEDPQETKPRKRKSKALDSPKKKMKLSTFQTKNALMQLNELKPGLKYVVESVSGPSHMPEFVVSVEVDMQKYVGRGNSKQTAKHSAALAALSSFVQFRNMPEAMLALSQSPATSDFTMDNVENEGYNFNKFEVKNNGNGSEIMISSGNQALKKNFKLLSEADKKNPVMLLNEIHPGLTYKLIEENAGQPSQRFRMTVEINGEIYEGTGQNKKQAKASAARAVLSNMYNVSYNSLITASVPPDSPEAKLFNFPQAIADKIAKMMNSTFSDVMVSNPEYAKWKVIAGIALTKDENMQDIQIISLGTGTKCINGEHISMVGANLNDCHAEIISRRCLKDFLYTNLELYLEGEGDQSIFMKRDGGGFRLKPFIKFHLYISTAPCGDARIFCPHEEGMIEAVDRHPNRNSRGVLRTKIESGEGTIPIKSGQGVQTWDGILPGQERLLTMSCSDKICAWNVLGLQGALLSHFVEPIYLDSVILGGLFHPNHLSRALFGRIEPVLKELPPNYRLNKPRMCAITSPEQRHLVKSPNFSVNWTTGLGRAEVVNAITGKTENGHVSRISKRAFFQRFMNIHDRLSHVNPCRPPQIAVYSSFKSIVDSYQLAKIALTKAFLEAGLGQWVKKPPEQNDFELVF; encoded by the exons gTAACAGAATTGCAACTCGATGGATGCGAAGGTCCTCCAAAGTTGCAACTTGTGCAGCAATTTTCTAATCTAGAATCTctcagtttaaataattgttctCTTACAAACTTAAAGGGATTTCCAAAATTACCatcattgaaaaaa ttggAATTGAGTTCAAATAATATAGCAACTACATTCTTTCTTCTCCATGGATGTTACAATATAACTCATTTGAATTTGAGCAACAATAAGATAAAAGATTTGTATGTGTTAAAACCTTTa aataaactcAAGAATTTACAATCATTGTTGCTGGTAAACAACGAAATTACTTCAATTAAAGagtatagaaagaaaatattcaagatGTTGAAAAGCTTAACTGATCTTGACGGAGAGGATAAAACACTTGCAGATGAAg aACCCATTGAAAATGAGGATCCTCAGGAAACCAAACCTAGGAAAAGGAAGTCTAAAGCACTTGACTCtcctaagaaaaaaatgaaattatcaacTTTCCAAACTAAGAATGCTTTGATGCagctaaatgaattaaaaccaGGGCTAAAATATGTTGTTGAATCTGTTTCTGGTCCTTCTCATATGCCAGAATTTGTTGTTTCAGTTGAAGTAgatatgcaaaaatatgtagGCCGGGGAAATTCAAAACAGACAGCTAAACATTCTGCTGCATTAGCTGCTCTCTCATCATTTGTTCAATTTCGAAACATGCCAGAAGCAATGCTAGCATTAAGTCAGTCACCTGCAACATCAGATTTTACTATGGACAATGTTGAGAATGAaggttataattttaacaagtttGAAGTGAAGAATAATGGCAATGGAAGTGAGATAATGATATCTTCGGGAAATCAAGctctaaagaaaaattttaaacttttatctgAAGCTGATAAGAAAAATCCTGTTATGTTATTAAATGAGATACACCCAGGCTTGACATATAAACTTATTGAAGAAAATGCAGGCCAACCAAGCCAGCGTTTTCGCATGACAGTTGAAATTAATGGGGAAATCTATGAAGGCACTggtcaaaacaaaaaacaagctaaaGCATCTGCGGCTCGCGCAGTACTATCAAACATGTATAATGTAAGTTATAACAGTTTAATCACTGCTTCAGTTCCACCCGATTCTCCAGAAGCAAAGCTATTTAATTTCCCCCAAGCCATAGCtgataaaatagcaaaaatgatGAATTCAACATTTAGCGATGTAATGGTTAGCAACCCAGAGTATGCTAAGTGGAAAGTTATTGCTGGTATAGCTCTAACTAAAGATGAAAATATGCAAGATATTCAGATCATCAGTTTGGGGACTGGTACTAAATGTATAAATGGTGAGCATATTAGCATGGTTGGAGCCAATTTGAATGATTGTCATGCAGAAATTATCTCTCGCAGGTGTTTGAAAGACTTTTTGTACACAAATCTAGAACTCTATCTTGAAGGGGAAGGAGACCAATCAATATTCATGAAGAGAGATGGTGGTGGATTTCGTTTGAAGccctttattaaatttcatttgtatatCAGCACTGCACCTTGTGGTGATGCTAGGATCTTTTGCCCGCACGAAGAAGGAATGATCGAAGCTGTCGATAGGCACCCAAATCGTAATTCCAGAGGTGTGTTGCGCACAAAAATTGAATCTGGGGAAGGTACTATACCAATAAAATCTGGGCAAGGTGTTCAAACGTGGGATGGAATATTACCGGGACAAGAACGCTTATTGACTATGTCTTGTTCTGATAAAATCTGTGCTTGGAATGTTCTTGGATTACAAGGAGCTTTATTGAGTCATTTTGTGGAACCAATATATCTCGATAGTGTCATATTAGGTGGTTTATTTCATCCTAACCATTTAAGCCGTGCACTGTTTGGGCGCATAGAGCCAGTACTTAAAGAATTGCCACCTAATTACAGGTTAAACAAGCCTAGGATGTGTGCTATTACCAGTCCGGAACAAAGGCACTTGGTGAAATCGCCGAATTTTAGTGTCAACTGGACAACTGGTCTTGGAAGAGCAGAAGTTGTTAATGCTATAACAGGCAAAACTGAGAATGGCCACGTATCTCGAATATCCAAAAGAGCCTTTTTCCAACGTTTCATGAATATACACGATCGACTGTCGCACGTGAATCCTTGTCGGCCGCCTCAAATTGCTGTATACTCATCGTTCAAAAGTATTGTTGACAGTTATCAATTAGCAAAAATTGCTTTGACCAAAGCTTTCTTAGAAGCTGGTTTGGGACAGTGGGTGAAAAAACCTCCTGAACAGAATGACTTTGAACTcgtattttag